One window of the Mycobacterium xenopi genome contains the following:
- the glgX gene encoding glycogen debranching protein GlgX has translation MTDTTPTLPTVWPGNSYPLGATYDGAGTNFALFSEIAEKVELCLINDGTETRITLDEVDGYVWHAYLPGVGPGQRYGFRVHGPFEPAAGHRCDPSKLLLDPYGKAFHGEFDFCQALFSYDMEFVNSEGAEPGETGTPPMVDSLGHTMTSVVINPFFDWAFDRAPRTPYHETVIYEAHVKGMTQTHPAIPEELRGTYAGLAHPAIIDHLKSLNVTAIELMPVHQFMHDSRLLEMGLRNYWGYNTFGFFAPHHEYASSREPGSAVGEFKAMVRTFHEEGIEVILDVVYNHTAEGNHLGPTINFRGIDNAAYYRLEDDDPRFYKDFTGTGNSLNARHPHTLQLIMDSLRYWVTEMHVDGFRFDLASTLAREFYDVDRLSAFFDLVQQDPVVSQVKLIAEPWDVGEGGYQVGNFPGLWTEWNGKYRDTVRDYWRGEPATLGEFASRLTGSSDLYEATGRRPSASINFVTCHDGFTLADLVSYNEKHNEANGEDNLDGESHNRSWNCGVEGPTDDPEILALRSRQMRNILATLMVSQGTPMIAHGDEFGRTQHGNNNVYCQDSELSWMDWSLAEKNADLLAFTRTVTQFRKDHPVFRRRRFFEGRPMRRGDELRDIAWLTPSGREMTQEDWDRGFDKCVAVFLNGNAIREPDARGERIVDDSFLLCFNAHDEDVEFIVPDGDYADQWTAELDTTDPVGAADLVVNAGDKVAVAGRSVLVLRKTA, from the coding sequence ATGACCGACACCACACCGACGCTGCCCACCGTGTGGCCGGGCAACAGCTATCCGCTCGGCGCCACCTACGACGGCGCAGGCACCAACTTCGCGCTGTTTTCCGAGATCGCCGAAAAAGTCGAGTTGTGTTTGATCAACGACGGCACCGAAACCCGCATCACCCTCGACGAGGTCGACGGCTATGTGTGGCATGCCTATCTGCCGGGCGTCGGACCGGGCCAGCGCTACGGGTTTCGGGTGCACGGCCCGTTCGAGCCGGCCGCCGGCCATCGGTGCGATCCGAGCAAGCTGCTGCTCGACCCGTACGGCAAGGCCTTTCACGGCGAATTCGACTTCTGTCAGGCGTTGTTCTCCTACGACATGGAATTCGTCAACTCCGAAGGCGCCGAACCCGGAGAGACCGGCACCCCACCCATGGTCGACTCGCTCGGACACACCATGACCAGCGTGGTGATCAATCCGTTCTTCGACTGGGCATTCGACCGCGCGCCGCGCACCCCCTACCACGAAACGGTGATCTACGAAGCACATGTCAAGGGCATGACGCAGACCCACCCGGCGATACCCGAGGAACTGCGCGGCACCTACGCGGGCTTGGCCCACCCGGCGATCATCGACCATCTCAAGTCGCTGAACGTCACGGCGATCGAACTGATGCCGGTGCACCAGTTCATGCACGACAGCCGACTGCTGGAGATGGGGCTGCGAAACTACTGGGGCTACAACACTTTCGGCTTCTTCGCCCCGCATCACGAATACGCGTCGTCGCGTGAGCCGGGCAGCGCGGTGGGCGAATTCAAGGCCATGGTGAGGACCTTCCACGAAGAAGGCATCGAGGTCATCCTCGACGTGGTCTACAACCACACCGCCGAAGGCAACCACCTCGGCCCGACCATCAACTTCCGCGGTATCGACAACGCCGCTTACTACCGCCTCGAAGACGACGACCCCCGCTTCTACAAGGATTTCACCGGCACCGGCAACAGCCTCAACGCGCGGCACCCGCACACTTTGCAGCTGATCATGGACTCGCTGCGCTACTGGGTGACCGAGATGCACGTCGACGGATTCCGGTTCGACCTGGCCTCGACGCTGGCCCGCGAGTTCTACGACGTCGACCGACTGAGCGCGTTTTTCGATCTGGTGCAGCAAGACCCGGTGGTCAGCCAGGTGAAGTTGATTGCCGAGCCGTGGGACGTCGGTGAGGGTGGCTACCAGGTGGGCAACTTCCCGGGTTTATGGACCGAATGGAACGGGAAATACCGCGACACTGTGCGTGACTACTGGCGCGGCGAGCCCGCAACCCTCGGCGAATTCGCTTCCCGACTGACCGGCTCGTCGGACCTCTACGAGGCGACCGGCCGGCGGCCCAGCGCCAGCATCAATTTCGTGACCTGCCACGACGGGTTCACGCTGGCCGACCTGGTCTCGTACAACGAGAAACACAACGAAGCCAACGGCGAGGACAACCTCGACGGTGAAAGCCACAACCGGTCCTGGAACTGCGGGGTCGAGGGTCCCACCGACGACCCCGAGATCCTGGCGCTGCGCAGCCGTCAGATGCGCAACATCCTGGCCACGCTGATGGTCAGCCAGGGCACCCCGATGATCGCCCACGGCGACGAGTTCGGGCGCACCCAGCACGGCAACAACAACGTCTACTGTCAAGACTCCGAGCTGTCGTGGATGGACTGGTCGCTGGCCGAGAAGAACGCCGATTTGCTTGCCTTCACCCGCACGGTGACGCAATTTCGCAAAGACCATCCGGTGTTTCGCCGCCGCCGCTTCTTCGAAGGCCGGCCCATGCGCCGCGGCGACGAACTGCGCGACATCGCCTGGCTGACACCGAGCGGGCGGGAGATGACGCAGGAGGACTGGGACAGGGGTTTCGACAAGTGCGTGGCAGTATTCCTCAACGGCAATGCCATTCGCGAACCCGACGCGCGAGGTGAACGAATCGTCGACGACTCGTTCCTGTTGTGTTTCAACGCTCACGACGAAGACGTGGAGTTCATCGTCCCCGACGGTGACTACGCCGACCAGTGGACCGCAGAGCTGGACACCACCGATCCCGTCGGCGCTGCGGACCTGGTCGTCAACGCCGGCGACAAGGTCGCCGTTGCCGGCCGCTCGGTGCTTGTCCTGCGTAAGACCGCCTGA
- the treY gene encoding malto-oligosyltrehalose synthase: protein MAFPVLSTYRLQLRGPESGFGFTFADAERLLDYLDELGVSHLYLSPVMTAVRGSPHGYDVTDPTTVSAELGGAEGLARLSAAARQRGMGLVVDIVPNHVGIDKPEQNPWWWDVLTHGRSSRYARFFDIDWDLGDGRIILPLLGSDDDLAGLTVDGDRLRLGDLVLPITPGSGGGSAAEVHDRQHFRLVGWRNGVCGYRRFFSITSLAGLRQEDREVFDAWHAEVARWISEGLVDGVRVDHPDGLSTPTGYLTWLRDLLGPDAWIVIEKILAVDEALEPTLPVAGTTGYDVLREVGGVFLDPAGSAELTALVESAGVDYDDMPALQRSLKATVATDTLASELGRLRRSIVATTGADHAQLPRALAALLGYIDVYRCDYPGLAATLPRALAETATASPELGPPLQIIAAALAAGGEPATRLQQLCGAVTAKAVEDCLFYRDARLVSLNEVGGEPRRFGVGAAEFHCRAATRARLWPHTMTTLTTHDTKRSEDVRARIGVLSQVPSLWREFVTRWEKLAPSPDIATGLFLWQNIFGVWPVGGTVTAELRDRLHRYAEKAIREAASHTSWHDPNTEFEDAVHSWLDAVLDGPVARELTQLVGQLHPHEENDALGQKLLALTVPGVPDVYQGTELWDDSLVDPDNRRPVDYTARRQALKSLQHPKVRVVAAALRLRRARPRSFLRGGYHPLLASGTAADHIVAFGRGDDVVVAVTRWTFRLDETGWGNTVMPLPDGLWRDTLSGTVFTGATPAAALFPDLPVVLLERADA from the coding sequence ATGGCTTTTCCGGTACTGTCCACCTACCGGTTACAGCTGCGCGGCCCCGAGAGCGGATTCGGGTTCACCTTCGCCGACGCCGAACGTCTGCTCGACTATCTCGACGAGCTCGGGGTTTCCCACCTCTACCTCTCCCCCGTCATGACCGCGGTCCGCGGTTCGCCGCACGGCTACGACGTCACCGACCCGACGACGGTGTCCGCCGAACTCGGTGGTGCCGAGGGTTTGGCGCGGCTCTCCGCGGCAGCGCGACAACGCGGGATGGGGCTGGTGGTCGACATCGTGCCCAACCACGTCGGGATCGACAAACCCGAGCAAAACCCGTGGTGGTGGGACGTGCTCACCCATGGCCGTTCGTCGCGCTATGCGCGTTTTTTCGACATCGACTGGGACCTTGGTGATGGCCGAATCATTTTGCCACTGTTAGGTTCCGACGACGACCTGGCTGGGCTGACAGTGGATGGCGACCGGCTGCGGCTCGGGGATCTGGTGCTGCCCATTACTCCTGGCAGCGGCGGCGGCAGCGCTGCGGAAGTCCATGACCGCCAGCACTTTCGGCTGGTGGGTTGGCGCAACGGGGTGTGCGGTTATCGGCGTTTCTTTTCGATCACCTCGCTGGCCGGGCTGCGCCAGGAGGACCGCGAGGTGTTCGACGCCTGGCACGCCGAAGTCGCCCGCTGGATTTCCGAGGGACTGGTCGACGGCGTGCGTGTCGATCACCCCGACGGGCTTTCCACGCCCACAGGCTATTTGACGTGGCTGCGTGACCTGTTGGGGCCGGACGCCTGGATCGTCATCGAGAAGATCCTGGCCGTCGACGAGGCGCTGGAGCCCACGCTGCCGGTGGCCGGCACCACGGGCTACGACGTGCTGCGGGAAGTCGGCGGCGTCTTCCTCGACCCGGCGGGTTCCGCGGAGTTAACAGCGCTGGTCGAATCCGCCGGTGTCGACTACGACGACATGCCAGCCCTGCAGCGCAGCCTGAAAGCCACCGTGGCCACCGACACCCTGGCCAGCGAGTTGGGCAGGCTGCGGCGCAGCATCGTCGCCACCACCGGTGCCGACCATGCGCAGCTGCCCCGAGCCCTGGCGGCGCTGCTCGGCTACATCGACGTCTACCGCTGCGACTACCCGGGCCTGGCCGCGACGCTGCCCCGAGCTCTGGCCGAAACTGCCACGGCGTCACCGGAATTGGGCCCGCCGCTGCAGATCATCGCGGCGGCGCTGGCCGCCGGCGGTGAACCCGCGACACGGCTGCAGCAGTTGTGCGGCGCAGTCACCGCCAAGGCGGTCGAGGACTGCCTGTTCTACCGGGACGCCCGGCTGGTGTCGCTGAACGAAGTGGGCGGTGAGCCCCGCCGGTTCGGTGTCGGCGCCGCCGAATTCCACTGTCGCGCCGCGACCCGTGCCCGGTTGTGGCCGCACACCATGACGACACTGACCACCCACGACACCAAGCGCAGCGAGGACGTCCGCGCCCGCATCGGAGTGCTCTCACAAGTGCCGTCGCTGTGGCGAGAGTTCGTCACCCGCTGGGAGAAGCTGGCGCCCTCCCCCGATATCGCGACCGGATTGTTTCTGTGGCAGAACATCTTCGGCGTGTGGCCGGTCGGCGGCACGGTCACCGCCGAGTTGCGCGACAGGTTGCACCGCTACGCGGAAAAAGCGATCCGGGAAGCCGCATCGCACACCTCGTGGCACGATCCGAACACCGAATTCGAGGACGCGGTCCACTCCTGGCTCGACGCAGTGCTCGACGGGCCGGTCGCGCGTGAGTTGACACAGCTCGTCGGCCAACTACATCCGCATGAGGAAAACGACGCACTGGGCCAAAAACTGCTCGCGTTGACCGTTCCCGGTGTCCCCGATGTCTATCAGGGCACCGAATTGTGGGACGACAGCCTGGTCGATCCCGACAACCGGCGCCCAGTGGACTACACAGCCCGCCGCCAAGCGTTGAAGTCGTTGCAGCACCCGAAGGTTCGTGTGGTTGCAGCAGCGCTGCGGCTGCGACGAGCTCGCCCCCGCAGTTTCCTGCGCGGCGGTTACCATCCGTTGCTCGCCAGCGGAACGGCAGCCGATCATATCGTGGCGTTCGGCCGCGGTGACGACGTCGTGGTCGCCGTCACCCGCTGGACGTTCCGGCTCGACGAAACCGGCTGGGGCAACACGGTGATGCCGCTGCCCGACGGCCTGTGGCGCGACACCCTTAGCGGCACGGTGTTCACCGGCGCGACGCCGGCTGCTGCGCTGTTCCCCGACCTTCCGGTGGTGTTGCTGGAGCGCGCAGATGCGTGA
- the treZ gene encoding malto-oligosyltrehalose trehalohydrolase — MREFAVWAPKPERVRLDVDGVAHPMTRTEGGWWRATVDAMSNSRYGFLLDDDPAVLPDPRSPRQPEGVHARSQLWEPAAAAWTDGDWAGRSVEGGVIYELHVGTFTPTGTFDAAIEKLDHLADLGVDFVEVMPVNSFSGTHGWGYDGVLWYAVHEPYGGPDGLVRFVDACHARGLGVLIDVVFNHLGPSGNYLPRFGPYLSSASNPWGEGINIADAGSDEVRRYIIDCALHWMVDFHADGLRLDAVHALVDTTAIHILEELAAETDRLSEQLGRPLSLIAESDLNDPRLITPRDQGGYGLTAQWDDDIHHAVHAAVSGERQGYYADFGSLATLADALRHGFFHAATYSSFRGRRHGRPLDRSRIPATRLLAYTCTHDQVGNRALGDRPSQNLSFGQLAVKAALVLGSPYTVMLFMGEEWGASTPFQFFSSHPEPELARATAEGRKKEFAEHGWDADEIPDPQDPSTFQRSKLDWDEAGAGEHARLLSIYRELIALRRKEPDFADPWLEHLDVDYDEGQRWITLRRGRFTVACNLSADPVRVPVGGEVVLASDQPAASVEHSVLPGYSFVVLRIGS, encoded by the coding sequence ATGCGTGAATTCGCGGTCTGGGCACCCAAACCCGAGCGGGTGCGGCTCGACGTCGACGGTGTAGCTCACCCGATGACACGCACCGAGGGCGGCTGGTGGCGAGCCACCGTCGACGCGATGTCGAACTCCCGCTACGGCTTTCTGCTCGACGACGATCCCGCGGTGTTGCCCGACCCGCGCTCGCCGCGCCAGCCCGAAGGCGTGCACGCACGTTCCCAGCTGTGGGAGCCTGCTGCTGCAGCGTGGACCGATGGCGACTGGGCTGGGCGTTCCGTGGAGGGCGGGGTGATCTACGAGTTGCACGTCGGGACGTTCACGCCGACGGGAACTTTCGACGCTGCGATCGAAAAGCTCGATCATCTGGCCGATCTGGGTGTCGACTTCGTCGAAGTGATGCCGGTCAACTCGTTCTCCGGCACACACGGCTGGGGATACGACGGTGTGCTCTGGTATGCGGTGCACGAACCTTACGGCGGCCCGGACGGACTCGTCCGGTTTGTCGACGCCTGCCATGCCCGCGGCCTGGGTGTGCTGATCGACGTCGTGTTCAACCATCTCGGCCCGTCGGGCAACTACCTGCCGCGGTTCGGGCCGTACCTGTCGTCGGCAAGCAATCCGTGGGGCGAGGGCATCAACATCGCTGACGCCGGCTCTGATGAGGTGCGCCGCTATATCATCGACTGCGCGCTGCACTGGATGGTCGACTTTCACGCCGACGGCCTGCGGCTAGACGCGGTGCACGCGCTGGTGGATACCACCGCGATCCACATCCTGGAAGAGCTTGCCGCCGAAACCGATCGGCTGTCGGAGCAATTGGGCCGCCCGCTGTCGCTGATCGCCGAAAGCGACCTCAACGACCCGCGGTTGATCACCCCGCGCGATCAGGGCGGCTACGGCCTGACCGCGCAGTGGGACGACGACATCCATCACGCCGTCCACGCCGCGGTCTCCGGCGAACGGCAAGGCTACTACGCGGATTTCGGCTCGCTGGCCACACTGGCGGACGCATTGCGGCACGGCTTCTTCCACGCCGCTACGTACTCGTCGTTTCGGGGCCGTCGGCACGGTCGGCCGCTGGACAGGTCGAGGATTCCGGCCACCCGGCTGCTGGCCTACACCTGCACCCACGACCAGGTGGGCAATCGGGCGCTGGGCGATCGCCCCTCGCAGAACCTCAGCTTCGGCCAGCTTGCCGTCAAGGCTGCTTTGGTGCTCGGATCACCTTATACAGTAATGCTTTTCATGGGCGAGGAGTGGGGCGCCTCAACTCCGTTCCAGTTTTTCAGCTCGCATCCAGAACCCGAGCTTGCTCGGGCCACCGCCGAGGGGCGCAAGAAGGAGTTCGCCGAACACGGCTGGGACGCCGACGAGATCCCAGACCCGCAGGACCCGAGCACATTTCAGCGTTCTAAGCTCGACTGGGACGAGGCCGGCGCCGGTGAGCATGCGCGCCTGCTGAGCATCTATCGTGAATTGATCGCCTTGCGGCGCAAAGAACCGGATTTCGCTGACCCGTGGCTTGAGCATCTTGATGTCGACTACGACGAGGGCCAACGCTGGATCACCTTGCGCCGCGGCCGGTTTACCGTCGCCTGCAACCTCAGCGCTGACCCGGTGAGGGTGCCGGTCGGCGGCGAGGTGGTGCTGGCTTCAGACCAGCCGGCGGCGAGCGTCGAGCACAGTGTGCTGCCCGGGTATTCGTTCGTGGTCCTGCGTATCGGTAGCTGA
- the ripD gene encoding NlpC/P60 family peptidoglycan-binding protein RipD — MRRSYAAALGAAAVAAGLTATAGAASADTNVVSASHQQVINYVIQRALSQRGVPYLYGGGNAAGPTHGTGLHANTVGFDASGLVQYAFAGAGIKMPRTSGEQCNVGRKILPAQARPGDLICYGPGGSQSVAIYLGNGQMIEATEPAVTVSAARTTNMTPYLTRIIDS, encoded by the coding sequence ATGAGGCGCAGCTATGCCGCCGCACTCGGCGCGGCCGCGGTGGCAGCCGGGTTGACGGCGACGGCCGGTGCGGCGAGCGCTGACACGAACGTCGTGTCGGCCAGCCACCAGCAGGTCATCAACTACGTGATCCAGCGCGCATTGTCCCAGCGCGGCGTGCCGTACCTCTACGGCGGGGGCAACGCCGCAGGGCCCACCCACGGCACCGGCCTGCACGCCAACACCGTCGGGTTCGACGCCTCAGGCCTGGTTCAGTACGCCTTCGCCGGCGCCGGGATCAAGATGCCGCGGACTTCGGGCGAGCAATGCAACGTCGGCCGCAAGATTTTGCCGGCGCAGGCCCGACCGGGCGACTTGATCTGCTACGGCCCCGGCGGCAGCCAAAGCGTGGCGATCTACCTCGGCAACGGACAGATGATCGAAGCCACCGAGCCCGCGGTGACGGTGTCGGCGGCACGCACCACCAACATGACGCCCTACCTGACGCGGATCATCGACTCCTGA
- a CDS encoding acyltransferase family protein: MLTLSANRPAAALQPAAAASRDRKSAFYRHDLDGLRGIAIALVAMFHVWFGRVSGGVDVFLALSGFFFGGKVLRTALNPVASLSPAPEVIRLVRRLLPALVVVLAGSAVLTILIQPQTRWETFADQSLASLGYYQNWELARTAGDYLRAGEAVSPLQHIWSMSVQGQFYLAFLALAFGCAYALRRSFGSRLRALFVVLLGALTVASFGYAIVAHQTGQAIAYYDSFARAWELLLGALVGALVPYIRWPMWLRTLLATIALAAILSCGALIDGVTEFPGPWALVPVGATVLMILAGANRHADPGAGGRMPLPNRVLAAGPLVTLGGMAYSLYLWHWPLLIFWLAYTGHRRANFVEGTAVLVISGVLAYFTMRYVEDPLRYRAPAHPVAQPPAVPWRSRLRRPTMALGSVVALLGVTLTATSFTWREHVTVQRADGKELSGLSARDYPGARALVQHVRVPKLRMRPTVLEAKNDLPLSTKDGCISDWTNPALINCTYGDANAARTIALAGGSHAEHWITALDLLGRMHHFKVVTYLKMGCPLSTEEVPLIMGNNAAYPQCHQWVQKTMAKLIADRPDYVFTTSTRPWNIKPGDVMPATYIGIWQTFADNNIPVLAMRDTPWLVKDGQPFEPADCLAKGGNASSCGIKRSDVLADHNPTLDFVEQFPGLKPLDLSDAICRADICRAVEGNVLIYHDAHHLSATYMRTLAGELGRQIAATTGWW, translated from the coding sequence ATGCTGACCCTCTCCGCGAATCGCCCGGCTGCCGCGCTGCAGCCTGCCGCCGCCGCGAGCCGCGATCGCAAGTCGGCGTTCTACCGCCACGACCTAGACGGCCTGCGCGGCATCGCGATCGCGCTGGTCGCGATGTTCCACGTCTGGTTCGGCCGGGTGTCCGGCGGCGTGGACGTGTTCTTGGCGCTGTCGGGATTCTTCTTCGGCGGCAAGGTGTTGCGGACCGCGCTTAACCCGGTGGCGTCGCTGTCGCCGGCGCCGGAGGTAATCCGGCTGGTGCGACGATTGCTGCCCGCGCTGGTCGTCGTGCTCGCCGGGTCCGCGGTGCTGACCATCCTGATCCAGCCGCAGACCCGCTGGGAAACCTTCGCCGACCAGAGCCTGGCCAGCCTCGGCTACTACCAGAACTGGGAGTTGGCCCGCACCGCGGGCGACTACCTGCGGGCCGGGGAAGCCGTCAGCCCGCTGCAGCACATCTGGTCGATGTCGGTGCAGGGCCAGTTCTACCTCGCGTTTTTGGCGCTGGCGTTCGGTTGCGCGTACGCGCTACGCCGATCCTTCGGCTCGCGGCTGCGGGCGCTGTTCGTCGTGCTGCTCGGCGCACTGACCGTCGCCTCGTTCGGGTATGCGATCGTTGCCCACCAGACCGGCCAGGCGATCGCCTACTACGACAGCTTCGCGCGGGCGTGGGAACTGCTGCTGGGAGCGCTGGTCGGCGCGCTGGTGCCCTACATCCGCTGGCCGATGTGGCTGCGCACGCTGCTCGCCACGATCGCGCTGGCAGCGATCCTGTCCTGCGGCGCGCTTATCGACGGCGTCACGGAATTTCCGGGGCCGTGGGCGTTGGTCCCGGTCGGCGCGACGGTGCTGATGATCCTTGCCGGCGCCAACCGCCACGCCGACCCGGGTGCCGGCGGTCGCATGCCGCTGCCCAACCGCGTGCTGGCCGCGGGTCCGCTGGTGACGCTCGGCGGCATGGCCTACTCGCTGTACCTGTGGCACTGGCCGCTGCTGATCTTCTGGCTCGCCTACACCGGCCATCGGCGCGCCAACTTCGTCGAGGGCACTGCGGTTCTGGTGATCTCCGGCGTGCTGGCCTATTTCACGATGCGCTACGTCGAGGATCCGCTGCGGTACCGCGCCCCGGCCCACCCGGTGGCACAGCCACCCGCGGTGCCCTGGCGGTCGCGGCTGCGCCGGCCCACGATGGCGCTGGGCTCGGTGGTGGCCCTGCTGGGCGTCACCCTGACCGCGACCTCGTTCACGTGGCGTGAGCACGTCACCGTGCAACGCGCCGACGGCAAGGAGCTAAGCGGGCTCAGCGCTCGCGACTATCCGGGCGCGCGCGCTTTGGTCCAACACGTGCGGGTGCCCAAGCTGCGGATGCGGCCCACCGTCCTGGAAGCCAAGAACGATCTGCCGCTGTCCACCAAAGACGGCTGCATCAGCGACTGGACCAACCCGGCGCTGATCAACTGCACCTACGGCGACGCCAACGCCGCGCGGACCATCGCACTGGCCGGCGGGTCGCACGCCGAGCACTGGATCACCGCGCTGGATCTGCTCGGCCGCATGCATCACTTCAAGGTAGTGACCTACCTCAAGATGGGCTGCCCGCTGTCCACCGAGGAAGTCCCGCTGATCATGGGCAATAACGCCGCCTACCCGCAGTGCCACCAGTGGGTGCAAAAGACGATGGCCAAACTCATCGCCGACCGTCCGGACTATGTGTTCACCACGTCCACTCGACCGTGGAACATCAAGCCCGGCGACGTGATGCCGGCGACCTATATCGGGATCTGGCAGACGTTCGCGGACAACAACATTCCCGTGCTGGCCATGCGGGACACACCGTGGCTGGTCAAGGACGGCCAGCCGTTCGAACCCGCGGACTGCCTGGCCAAGGGCGGCAACGCATCCTCGTGCGGAATCAAACGCTCCGATGTGCTGGCCGATCACAACCCAACCCTGGACTTCGTCGAGCAGTTCCCGGGGCTCAAACCGCTGGACTTAAGCGACGCGATCTGCCGCGCCGACATCTGCCGCGCGGTCGAGGGAAACGTGTTGATCTACCACGACGCCCACCACCTGTCGGCCACCTACATGCGCACCCTGGCCGGTGAACTCGGCCGGCAGATCGCGGCCACCACCGGCTGGTGGTGA